Part of the Planctomycetia bacterium genome, AGCGGGCATCGGCGCCGTTTGGCACGACGCGCAGTTTGTCGTCCGCAATGCCGAACAGTCGCCGCAGTTGTTCCGCTTCGAGTTGGGAGTTCGGCAGCAGCAAATTCGCTGCGTCGTACAATCGACGTCGCCAGGAAGGTAGCCGTGGGCATGCGCTGCGCGCGGCATACTTGATTCCCGCCCAGGCTCGGCGTGCAAGCGGCCATGGCTCGCGCCACAAATCGCGGAGCGTAAACCAGGTTACTGGCGAGACGCACACCGGTTTGCCGGCACGTCGCGCGGCGACGGCCAATTCGACCCATTCCGGCGTGCTGCCGACCAGATGCAGGACGTCGAACGCGTCCCAATCGTCCTCCCAAGGTCGCCACGGGCGCGCATTCACGCCCACGTTCGGTAACCATGTTGCCAACGAGCGCAACTGCACTTCGCCCCCGCCCGGCGAACAAAATCCGGTGAGCGATCCGGCAAGCGCGACTCGCGTTGCAGTGCGCGCATGTTTCGGCGTTGCTAGTTGCGCAGGCAGAACAGCGCAAGCGCTGGGTGCCACTGGCGGCTTGTCCGCCAGTGCGGTTTTGACGTCGCTGGCGGACCCAACTCCAGCACTGGCGGACAAGCCGCCAGTGGCACCCCACGTCAAACTCTCTGCGGGTGTACTTAGTTGCGGCGCGGCGTTCATCCTTGCCACCTCCGCAATGTGCGCTTCATCCAGCCGCTCACGGTACTGGCGTTGATCTCTTCAATCGGCGTCGATTTTTCCCAGTCCAAGAATCGTTTCACGTGCCCGCGCAGGCCCTCGGCGCGATCGACCCGCACCGGTTGAAACCGTGGGCGCTGACCACGGCGTTGATAAGCGAGCGCCGACGGAGCGAATCGCAACACGGTCTCCGCGAGCGGCATCTGCGCTACGTGCTCGCCGCGCCAATACTCGACGGCCACTTGGTAGTTCGAAGGTAAGCCGTTGGCGAACACCACGTACTCGTCGCCGTCGCGCAGCACGCGCAGTGAGATCTTCTGTCGGGCGCGCCACCAGAGCGCTTGTTCCGCCATCGTGGCTCGCCAAAGCAGGCCGCAATTGCGCGCTGCGGCGAGCATTGCGCGGACGATTTGCGGATAGCGTCCCCAGCGGCCAGTTGGATGATCGTAGAGCAGCACCGGCTCGCCATCTTCATAGCGATTGGCGATCCATTGTTCGAAGTACCGCGTCGCCGGTTCGATCACGGCCGCGGCCGCCATCCCGCAGGACTCGGCGGCCTCCAGCACCACGCCGAGGCACACCGGATGTACCGGGATTTGCAACACGCCGCCGGGACTCGGCTCAAACGGCGCGTCGTCGTAGGCGAGGCCAAACTCGGAACTGTGCGAGACTCCCAAGTTCTTGAGCACTTCGCCGAGCGCCGCTGAATAACGTCCATGCGGCGCGACGAATCCGTCCGGCGCCAAGCCAGCGCGTTCCAGTACCTGCCAGCCGCGCGAAATGTTGCGCAAATTCTGCTCGTAGTCCGCGTACGTGTGGTGATGAAACCCATGCCCGCCGACGTGCCAGCCGCGTAGTCGGGCGAGCGCTTCGGGATGCCGCACGAAGTCGGCCGCGCAAACATAGTGACTGACGGCGCGTTCCTGCCCGCGCAACGCGTGGAGCAGTGCGTGAAAGTCTTCCGTGTGATAGTCGTCGTGATCGATCCGCAAACAGAACGCCGCGCGGTACGGAAAGGGGCAACTGCCCACTTTCAGCCACACGCCGCCGCGCCGTTCGATCGCTTCGCGCAAGGCCGCCATCAGCCGGCGGCGCACGTCGCGCTTGTCGACGAGCGATACTTCCTCGCGGACCGGCAGCGGCCCCAACGTCCACTGCGCCCGACGCGAGCGCGTATCGGCCAACTGGCGCCAGGGATCGTCCCCCAAGCACTCGACAACTTCATCCAGATCGACGAGGCATTGACCGTTCTGCAGCGGAAAAGCGCAACCGGCGCGGCCGCTGGCCAACACGAAGCGACCCGCAGGCGACCCCGGAGCGTGAACGCAAAACGGAATCCCTTCCTGTTCGAGCGCACGGCACAATTCGAACGGCGGGCGATCAAGCACCAGCGGCAACAATGGCAGCGCCAACTCCGGATGGATCATGCCAGTCCTCCTTGCGGCAGCGCACAAGGGCGAAGGTGTTCGCCCGCGCCGCTGCAATCACGCAGTTTCCATTGCCGACGATGTTCGCGCGCTCCGACCCATACGGACAACGCGCTGAGCGCACAAAACGCCCAGCCCGCAGGCCCATCCAGCACGCCGAGTTTCCACGCCAGTCGGCGAAACAGCTCACGCGGCGGACCGAACCAAGCCTCGAACGATTGCGGCGGAATTCCTTGATCCACTCGGGCACGTGCCGCCAAGGCGGTGTAGCGGTGCATCTTGTCAAAGAACGCCGAGACGTCCGGCAACGTGCAGTGTTCGAGTCCGGCGGATAGACTCGCAACACGCCCGCGCACCTGACAGGTTTCGTGTACGTCGCCGGTCCAAAATGCGTGATCGCGATGAACCAAACGGATGGGTCGATCGTCTTGCGTGCCGGCGTAACGCATCGAGCGTCCGAAGATGCGACTGCGAATCGGCACGTGGTAGCCCAATGCGGACTC contains:
- a CDS encoding glycosyltransferase family 2 protein; its protein translation is MNALPTLTVAIIAQNEARNLAELLPSLGWADEVLVVDGGSRDGTLALARRHGCRVVERRFDYFAAQRNCALQHARGNWLLMLDADERPTPRLVHELRRRVGSESALGYHVPIRSRIFGRSMRYAGTQDDRPIRLVHRDHAFWTGDVHETCQVRGRVASLSAGLEHCTLPDVSAFFDKMHRYTALAARARVDQGIPPQSFEAWFGPPRELFRRLAWKLGVLDGPAGWAFCALSALSVWVGAREHRRQWKLRDCSGAGEHLRPCALPQGGLA
- a CDS encoding DUF2334 domain-containing protein, translating into MIHPELALPLLPLVLDRPPFELCRALEQEGIPFCVHAPGSPAGRFVLASGRAGCAFPLQNGQCLVDLDEVVECLGDDPWRQLADTRSRRAQWTLGPLPVREEVSLVDKRDVRRRLMAALREAIERRGGVWLKVGSCPFPYRAAFCLRIDHDDYHTEDFHALLHALRGQERAVSHYVCAADFVRHPEALARLRGWHVGGHGFHHHTYADYEQNLRNISRGWQVLERAGLAPDGFVAPHGRYSAALGEVLKNLGVSHSSEFGLAYDDAPFEPSPGGVLQIPVHPVCLGVVLEAAESCGMAAAAVIEPATRYFEQWIANRYEDGEPVLLYDHPTGRWGRYPQIVRAMLAAARNCGLLWRATMAEQALWWRARQKISLRVLRDGDEYVVFANGLPSNYQVAVEYWRGEHVAQMPLAETVLRFAPSALAYQRRGQRPRFQPVRVDRAEGLRGHVKRFLDWEKSTPIEEINASTVSGWMKRTLRRWQG